From Carassius auratus strain Wakin chromosome 9, ASM336829v1, whole genome shotgun sequence:
TGAGACAGCAGTGGAAATACGCAAGCGCCTCGGTAAAGAAGATCCATTTCTCCAGACCCTGCTCCAGGAAACAGCTGTGAGATATGACATTCAACATCACCAGAGTGTCCACCAGGATGCCGGCACAGTAAGGCAACCAGCAGATGAAAAAGCAGAGGATGAGGATGACCGTTGTTTTCAGCGCCTTCCTCTTCAGGGCCTGACCTTTGGAGTTCTTGGACAGTTTTGAGATGATGATGCAGTAACAGGTCAGAATGATCAGACCAGGCAGCAAAAAGCCAACGATGATGTGCTGGAAACGGAAAACGGCTTTCCACACTATGTTTGCTTGCTGTGGGAAGGTGAGCTCGCAGAATTTTTTTAAGCCCTTATTGTGGACTTTGGCGAACACCAGATCGGGGACAGTGAGTAGGGTCGCTGGGAGCCAAACTCCAAGGTAGATCACCTTTTCTGCGAGCAACCTCCTAAACTGCAGGCTGTTTGTGGCACGGACAACTGCCAGGTACCTATCCAGGCTGATGAAAGCCAGAATCAGCACGCTGCTGTACAGGTTCAGAGTG
This genomic window contains:
- the LOC113108763 gene encoding C-X-C chemokine receptor type 4-B-like — translated: MDNLDFYDHIILDNSSDSGSGDFDYDEFCDLKVSNDFQKIFLPIVYGIIFVLGIIGNGLVVLVMGFQKKTKNMTDKYRLHLSIADLLFVLMLPFWAVDAASGWLFGEFLCVTVNMIYTLNLYSSVLILAFISLDRYLAVVRATNSLQFRRLLAEKVIYLGVWLPATLLTVPDLVFAKVHNKGLKKFCELTFPQQANIVWKAVFRFQHIIVGFLLPGLIILTCYCIIISKLSKNSKGQALKRKALKTTVILILCFFICWLPYCAGILVDTLVMLNVISHSCFLEQGLEKWIFFTEALAYFHCCLNPILYAFLGVRFSKSARKALSISSRSSHKMLTKKRGPISSVSTESESSSVLSS